ACGCGCTGGCGTCGTCTACGGTAATCGCAGTAGCACCAATTGCGGCGGTGTTCGCGTTCGTCTGTACGCACTGCAACGTGAGTGGACTTACTTTGCCAATCCGCACCGTCAAGGTGTCTTGACTCGTACTGTCTACTCCTGCCAGAGCGACGAAGGGTCCTCCGGTTGTGAGGCACGCCCCAGCTTGACGCAGCTCTTGCGTTACCATTGAGAGAAGTCCACGGAGCCCCTGCTGCGCTTCGGTTTCGAGGCTACCGCCGTGCTTCACGGTCATACTCGACTGCATAAGACTCGTGATCATGGCCAGCATCACGCCGGTCATAAAGATAGAGACGAGAAGCTCAATCAGCGTATGCCCAGCCGCGGCATTCCTATGATATTTTTGTGAAGATGCTTTGCGTTGCATAAGATCGCGGGCTTCCTTTGTGTGTCCAAGAGACCGTCACACCAACTCGAGTACGGCCAGGAGCCGGAGAGTTGGGCGTGACGGTCCAGGTTACCGTATAAACGGTGCCTCGGTTCGAGGTCCGGGTACTCGACGTCGACCCAGGAGCGAGGGTGTCCACTGGGACCTCACGAAGATTTT
Above is a window of Deltaproteobacteria bacterium DNA encoding:
- a CDS encoding type II secretion system protein, translating into MKRGNAGFTLIETLIAVAIFGIVSMAITSLMLTNTRMISENAQSSEAIGYAQELLENLREVPVDTLAPGSTSSTRTSNRGTVYTVTWTVTPNSPAPGRTRVGVTVSWTHKGSPRSYATQSIFTKIS